In Leptidea sinapis chromosome 21, ilLepSina1.1, whole genome shotgun sequence, the following proteins share a genomic window:
- the LOC126970652 gene encoding N-acetylglucosamine-6-phosphate deacetylase isoform X1: protein MKSKSGLTRFHNCYILRNSQIIKEDLWIRDGVIIDPEEIFYEEQVGADVTVRCDDVIIAPGFIDIQINGGWGVDFSYDQENVKGGIQKVAKALLAHGVTSFCPTMVTSDKEKYKKILPQIIKTQGNKEGATILGVHLEGPFISLAKKGAHTEELIRNPDKGLDTIEEMYGSLDNTIIVTLAPELPGALSAIKSLSNMGIKVALGHTSASLAQSEEGVKNGANLITHLFNAMLPFHHRDPGLVGLLTSTTEKQIYYGIISDGIHTHPAALRIACRTNREGLILVSDAFAAMGLQDGSYRIGPQHVTVENGRAFITGTKTLCGSTSALDECVKIFKEATDCSLEYALEAASLHPAKALGIDYKKGKLNFGYDADFVLLHAKSLDVKSTWIAGECVYQSS, encoded by the exons atgaaatctaAATCAGGGTTGACAAGATTCCATAACTGTTACATTCTTCGTAATAGTCAAATTATAAAAGAAGATTTATGGATAAGAGATGGGGTTATAATAGATCCAgaggaaatattttatgaagaaCAAGTTGGTGCTGATGTGACTGTCAGATGTGATGACGTGATTATAGCCCCTGGTTTCatagatatacaaataaatg gTGGTTGGGGTGTTGATTTCTCGTATGACCAAGAAAATGTAAAGGGTGGTATTCAAAAAGTTGCAAAAGCATTGCTAGCTCATGGAGTTACTTCATTTTGCCCTACCATGGTAACATCAGACAAagaaaagtacaaaaaaatcttacctcaaataataaaaactcagGGAAACAAAGAAGGTGCAACAATCCTTGGTGTACACCTAGAAGGGCCCTTTATAAGTCTGGCAAAGAAAGGTGCACACACAGAGGAGCTTATAAGAAATCCAGATAAG GGCCTTGATACAATTGAAGAAATGTATGGATCTCTAGACAATACCATTATTGTGACTCTTGCCCCCGAATTACCGGGAGCCTTAAGTGCTATAAAAAGTCTATCAAATATGGGGATAAAAGTAGCACTTGGTCATACCTCAGCAAGCCTTGCTCAGAGTGAAGAAGGAGTTAAAAATGGTGCAAACCTAATAACTCATTTATTCAATGCTATGTTGCCA tttcatCATCGGGATCCTGGCCTAGTTGGATTGTTAACTTCAACTACCGAGAAACAAATTTACTATGGAATAATTTCAGATGGTATTCACACACATCCTGCTGCACTTAGAATAGCATGTAGAACAAACAGAGAAG GATTAATACTAGTCAGCGACGCATTTGCAGCAATGGGACTTCAAGATGGAAGTTACCGCATCGGGCCTCAACACGTCACTGTTGAAAACGGGCGCGCCTTCATTACGGGTACTAAGACCTTATGCGGCAGTACCTCTGCACTTGATGAATGTGTCAAAATATTCAAGGAAGCTACTG ATTGTTCTCTTGAATATGCATTGGAAGCAGCGTCGTTACATCCAGCAAAGGCATTGGGAATTGATTACAAGAAAGGGAAGCTCAATTTTGGTTATGATGCCGATTTCGTATTGCTTCACGCAAAATCTCTGGACGTTAAGTCCACTTGGATTGCTGGGGAATGCGTCTATCAAAGTTCTTAG
- the LOC126970652 gene encoding N-acetylglucosamine-6-phosphate deacetylase isoform X2 yields the protein MKSKSGLTRFHNCYILRNSQIIKEDLWIRDGVIIDPEEIFYEEQVGADVTVRCDDVIIAPGFIDIQINGGWGVDFSYDQENVKGGIQKVAKALLAHGVTSFCPTMVTSDKEKYKKILPQIIKTQGNKEGATILGVHLEGPFISLAKKGAHTEELIRNPDKGLDTIEEMYGSLDNTIIVTLAPELPGALSAIKSLSNMGIKVALGHTSASLAQSEEGVKNGANLITHLFNAMLPFHHRDPGLVGLLTSTTEKQIYYGIISDGIHTHPAALRIACRTNREAMGLQDGSYRIGPQHVTVENGRAFITGTKTLCGSTSALDECVKIFKEATDCSLEYALEAASLHPAKALGIDYKKGKLNFGYDADFVLLHAKSLDVKSTWIAGECVYQSS from the exons atgaaatctaAATCAGGGTTGACAAGATTCCATAACTGTTACATTCTTCGTAATAGTCAAATTATAAAAGAAGATTTATGGATAAGAGATGGGGTTATAATAGATCCAgaggaaatattttatgaagaaCAAGTTGGTGCTGATGTGACTGTCAGATGTGATGACGTGATTATAGCCCCTGGTTTCatagatatacaaataaatg gTGGTTGGGGTGTTGATTTCTCGTATGACCAAGAAAATGTAAAGGGTGGTATTCAAAAAGTTGCAAAAGCATTGCTAGCTCATGGAGTTACTTCATTTTGCCCTACCATGGTAACATCAGACAAagaaaagtacaaaaaaatcttacctcaaataataaaaactcagGGAAACAAAGAAGGTGCAACAATCCTTGGTGTACACCTAGAAGGGCCCTTTATAAGTCTGGCAAAGAAAGGTGCACACACAGAGGAGCTTATAAGAAATCCAGATAAG GGCCTTGATACAATTGAAGAAATGTATGGATCTCTAGACAATACCATTATTGTGACTCTTGCCCCCGAATTACCGGGAGCCTTAAGTGCTATAAAAAGTCTATCAAATATGGGGATAAAAGTAGCACTTGGTCATACCTCAGCAAGCCTTGCTCAGAGTGAAGAAGGAGTTAAAAATGGTGCAAACCTAATAACTCATTTATTCAATGCTATGTTGCCA tttcatCATCGGGATCCTGGCCTAGTTGGATTGTTAACTTCAACTACCGAGAAACAAATTTACTATGGAATAATTTCAGATGGTATTCACACACATCCTGCTGCACTTAGAATAGCATGTAGAACAAACAGAGAAG CAATGGGACTTCAAGATGGAAGTTACCGCATCGGGCCTCAACACGTCACTGTTGAAAACGGGCGCGCCTTCATTACGGGTACTAAGACCTTATGCGGCAGTACCTCTGCACTTGATGAATGTGTCAAAATATTCAAGGAAGCTACTG ATTGTTCTCTTGAATATGCATTGGAAGCAGCGTCGTTACATCCAGCAAAGGCATTGGGAATTGATTACAAGAAAGGGAAGCTCAATTTTGGTTATGATGCCGATTTCGTATTGCTTCACGCAAAATCTCTGGACGTTAAGTCCACTTGGATTGCTGGGGAATGCGTCTATCAAAGTTCTTAG
- the LOC126970679 gene encoding signal recognition particle 9 kDa protein isoform X1 → MTFIPSWEEFEKSAEMLYLQDPVNTRYVLKYSHSKGLFCVKITDNKKCLQYKTEVQQDVRKIDKFISNLLRHMASNES, encoded by the exons ATGACATTCATACCAAGTTGGGAAGAATTCGAAAAATCTGCTGAGATGTTATATTTACAAGATCCTGTAAACACACGATATGTCCTTAAATATTCACATTCAAAGGGATTATTCTGTGTAAAAATTACGGATAACAAGAAG TGTCTTCAATACAAAACAGAAGTTCAACAAGATGTTAGAAAAATAGACAAATTTATATCAAATCTACTGAGACACATGGCTTCTAATGAATcataa
- the LOC126970679 gene encoding signal recognition particle 9 kDa protein isoform X2 yields the protein MTFIPSWEEFEKSAEMLYLQDPVNTRYVLKYSHSKGLFCVKITDNKKMTAELPNARNFETKYYEMYFFCGKERERV from the exons ATGACATTCATACCAAGTTGGGAAGAATTCGAAAAATCTGCTGAGATGTTATATTTACAAGATCCTGTAAACACACGATATGTCCTTAAATATTCACATTCAAAGGGATTATTCTGTGTAAAAATTACGGATAACAAGAAG atgaccgcagAATTGCCAAACGCTCGAAATTTTGAGACCAAGTATTACGAAATGTATTTCTTTTGTGgtaaagagagagagagagtgtgA